One Spinacia oleracea cultivar Varoflay chromosome 4, BTI_SOV_V1, whole genome shotgun sequence DNA segment encodes these proteins:
- the LOC130471986 gene encoding uncharacterized protein, translating to MTNNQPIINLRSLLEKDKLNGNNFLDWERNLRIVLRSEGGEDVLETPIPTLSATATDAEKANQKAIKEKSVVVTCLILASMESKLQKRFDLMDAYTIIATLKSMFVEQARVERYDTHKAILESKLEMGKPVGPHVFNMIGHFENMERLGFPYGQELATDIILHSLHDGFSQFRLNFNMNGD from the coding sequence ATGACTAACAACCAACCTATCATCAATCTTCGTTCGCTCCTTGAGAAGGACAAGTTGAACGGAAACAACTTCCTTGATTGGGAAAGGAATCTAAGAATCGTTCTTAGATCCGAAGGAGGAGAGGATGTCCTTGAGACCCCTATCCCAACTCTGAGCGCCACAGCAACTGATGCTGAAAAGGCTAATCAGAAAGCTATAAAAGAGAAGTCAGTAGTTGTCACTTGCCTTATTCTAGCTTCCATGGAATCAAAGCTTCAAAAGAGGTTTGATTTAATGGATGCTTACACCATCATTGCTACTCTTAAAAGTATGTTTGTGGAGCAAGCAAGGGTGGAGAGGTATGATACCCATAAGGCAATTCTTGAGTCCAAACTCGAGATGGGTAAGCCAGTCGGTCCTCATGTGTTCAATATGATTGGacattttgagaacatggaaagacttGGATTCCCATATGGTCAAGAGTTGGCCACTGACATCATTCTGCACTCTTTACATGATGGCTTTTCTCAGTTTAGGCTAAACTTCAATATGAATGGAGATTAA
- the LOC110796335 gene encoding uncharacterized protein — MDDLDTPLVHQGFLKLNFDSAKRGTTSSSLGYVIRGEKGDLILAGTKALHPEDSILFAEACALREGIKSALTPGCKKLIIEGDNLMVINAINRVRQIPWEIRGLIEDSTADLSNIDECVINHCYREANQAADLMVAKGSLCISLSLWFSSFDPPLSLIICKDALGYPFQRG; from the exons ATGGATGATTTGGATACCCCCCTTGTTCATCAAG GTTTCCTCAAACTCAATTTTGACAGTGCCAAAAGAGGCACTACTTCCTCAAGCTTGGGCTATGTCATCAGAGGCGAGAAAGGAGATCTCATTCTTGCAGGTACAAAGGCTCTACATCCGGAGGATTCAATCCTCTTTGCGGAAGCGTGTGCACTCCGAGAAGGAATCAAGAGTGCTTTGACGCCGGGATGCAAAAAGTTGATCATTGAGGGAGATAACTTGATGGTAATCAATGCCATTAATCGTGTACGGCAGATTCCGTGGGAGATTAGGGGTCTCATTGAAGACTCAACAGCGGATTTATCCAACATCGACGAATGCGTGATCAACCATTGCTACCGGGAGGCCAACCAAGCGGCTGATTTGATGGTGGCAAAAGGAAGCTTATGTATTTCTTTGTCGTTATGGTTTTCATCCTTTGATCCTCCCCTTTCCCTTATCATCTGTAAGGATGCTTTAGGTTACCCTTTCCAAAGGGGTTAA